The nucleotide window AATTTAATTCTGGTGGTATTGTATGAACAATTATATGTCCTTATTTAAAAGTGAGTTGCCTGCACTTAGAGTATTTTGCAGTACGGTTTGGTCACAGGCAATTAAATTGTAATGCTAAATGGCAGTCTGCAGCTAGTAAATGAAAACAGTGTTGTGTTTATTCTGATGGCAGTTTTAAAAACACAGCTTAATAACCATGTTCACTAATTAATCTAAGACTAATTAATGTACTGTTGACTCATACatatttctaatttgttttctcttaaagagCAAATGCATGTCTAGAAATATAGTTAATATCTCTTTAAATCTTTTAGCTTCTCTTTGACTAATTAGATGCCACtaatttatgcatttatataGAAAgtagttttctgttcttttcacaTAAATTATATGCTAAatgcactgtttttgttttttctttttttattatttagacattttctattcattttacatcccaaccacagatccctctctcctccctcctcctgctgcccctcccccagccttctgcttccaaTCCAtctcccatttccacctcctccaaggcaaggcctcccatgggggaagtcagcagagcctggtatattcagttgagacgagtccaagcccctccccctgcaccaaggctgtgtaaggtgtcccaccataggcactgggctccaaaaagcacactcatgcaccagggacaaatcctgatcccactgctaggggacCCTTAAGCGGGTCAAGGTAAACAGTTGTCTGTTTTTTGCCTATgtagaaggcctagtccagtcccatggagactccacacgtattagtccacagttcatgagttcccactagtttgatttggttgtctctgtggatttccccatcatgatcttgatgccccttgctcatataatccctcttctctctcagctggacttctggagctttgcctggtgcttggctgtggatctctgcatctgctttcatcagttactggatgaaggctctatgatgacagttagggtattcaccaatctgattaccagagtaagccagtttaggcaccctctccattattgctagtagtttaaggtggggtcatcctaaAGTATACTAAAAACCCAACAAAGTTAAAGTAGGTAAGGTGGGAACTtacctagcaccctgtttctcccatccccatgatgtcttcctctatcatggtacctctttccttgctcttccactccatccctgttccagatCAACCATcccgttcccttatgttctcatccccctacccctacccccaaTTCCTCCCTACCTCCAGTTTACTCATcgatatctcatctatttccccttcccagggcgatccatatgttcctcttagggttctccttgttagctagcttctctggaactgtgggttatagtctggttatcctttgctttaaatctagtatccacttatgagtgagtacataccatgtttgcccttctgagtctggattacctcactcaggatgatatcttctagttccatccatttgcctacaaattaaatgattcattgtttttctctgctgagtagtactccattatgtatatgtgccacattttcttgatccattcttcggttgaagggcattctaggttgtttccaggttcttgctactatgaataacactgctatgaacatagttgagcatgtgtcctttggtatgattgagcatcttttggatatatgcccaagagtggtatatctgggtcttgagggaaGAATGATTTCCAagtttctgagaaaccacaatactgatttctagagtggctgtacaagtttgcactaccaacaacagtggaggagtgttgcccttgttccacatcctttccaacataaactgttatcagtgtttttgatcatagccattctgacaggtaagattaggtatctcagagtcgttttgatgtactaaggatgttgagcatttccttaaatgtctcttggccagttgagattcttctgttgagaattctatgtttagctctgtaagcccatttttaaattgggttgtttgttattttgatgtctagtttcttgagttcttcatatattttggagatcaaccctctgtcaaatgtgaggttagtgaagatcttttcccatctgTAGGCTCTCATTTAGTCTTATTGACATGTGCACTGTTTTTAATTGTGACTATTTGAAATACTTACTAATGTTGAATATGCATGTTGACCATGCACTGTCTAGCACTTTGACTTGTAGGTATAAGTTAGAGAAGGTCCTTATAACTTGAACATGAACTGACAAACAGTAAGGTGCTTATGTCATTGTCACTAAGAAGGATAATTAGACATGGATACTACAGGTGGATGAAAAGTAAACTATAATATATTAAGAGAGAATGAAGTGTTCCTTCTTCAGGTATATCATCATGAGCGCATAGTGAATACATAGTTCTTATCTACTGAGTTAGTCATGAAAGAGCAATACCAGTAGATGGATCCACCATTTGACAACTTATAAATTATCACTAGGATCAAGGAAattctctgtctccatttctcatCTTCCTTAAGCTGTCCTCCTTACCAACTGTTCTTACTAcaattttcttttccagtttagACAGTACTAGGAGTGTCATTTTCCCCCATCCTAGACAGAGGAAATGCTCTATTGCTGTTTGAGAGGTATTAGATTCGGTAGAAGTACAAgtctacctttaaaaaataaataaaagatgtacAGGAATATGTGGGCACATGTGCTTGATCCCCTCAGCCCGACCTCCATTACTTACCAGCTTGTTCTGCAGTGGCTTCCTAGGCAGCACTGTTGTCATTGTGGTAGCATTGTGCAGATTGGATTGTCTTACTTGATACTAAGCACCATGAGAATGGGCACTTTGCatgatctcttttcttttcttttttttttttttttttgtgctactATTCAATCATATTGCTTTGTACATTATAAAAGCACACAGTGCATGATTATTTATTTCTACAGAGGAGATTATGAATATGGTGTTttgttcattcttctttatgtttcCTGAGACAATTATATACTTGGATTGATTTAGTTACTGTAAAAtcagtcaattttctttaactttgttGGGTTTTTAGTATACTTTTAAGCGGTATtttttcctccatggttcctttCCAGAGGCTTAACTTTCAGTTTTTGAGGAAATAGAAAGCTGTGTCTTCTTGGCAttgtttgttgttgggttttaaGTTAATCGTGTATTTATTCTGTACTTGCCTTGTCCCCTTAACAATTTCTGAATCATTTCAGTTTTTAGTTGTGAAAATTCAATATTATATCTGTGATaactacattttaataaaaaaatactgGAAAGTTTGTTTTATAGCCATTGTCTTTCCTAGTTCTATATTATAGTTTCTTTAATGTAGGCACAGATTCAATTCTTGTACATTTCAGCAGTTTAAAGTGGTAGATAAGGAATTATTCACTTCTCACTTATGACTCACCTTTGCATTGCTTTGGATTTCCCAAAGTGCCAGCCTTGAGGGAGACAGTCATGAGACTGATGAGCTGTCACGTTGACTTCACACTGCAGGATGGTGGGAAAGTGACCAAACGTTGGTTTTAAACAAATCAAGTGTTTGGTCTTTTCTCATACCACCTGGCAGGGCCAgcccccctctccctctttcttatGTAGTGTCTCCCAGTCATGGCCTGTTCCTGACACAGGATCAAACAAGTGTTTAACTTATAGCACTAGTGCATCAGCAGAGTAGGGCAGGAAATGTAAGGGCTGCTGTTCTATTGCAAATATAAAGATTTCTCTCTTGCAATAATTATAGGGGATGGAGTGTTAGATCTCTCTACAAAGAAAACCAGCATAAAATCTGAAGAATCGTCCATATCTGATCCTTCTTCTGAAAATGCAGTTGCTGGGTAAGCAATATCTAGGAAATATAATTCAATATTAATATAAATGACCTCTTGCAGAGAACACTTAATACTGTGCTGAGTAGGATTGACATAGTTTTCCTTCAGAATTTTTGTCACTCATAAGTTTGTCTCTCATAATCTCatttgtcctttctctttctttttcctttctgttaaaGAAAAGTTATCAGAACAATCACCAAACTTCAATTCATGGTACTAAAATGAACTATCAATTTAATCATGGGATACAAACTAAGAAGCAGGACAAGTGAGAGAACTTGAAATACTCAAGAGGCAATTTTAAgggaaatatgtaattttaatatttagttttttaaaataatgaaccaTTTCTAAAAGTGCTGTAGTTACTAATTCTAAAACTAGCATATATATTTACAGTTTTTGCTTTAGTGTGGTGGCAAACAACTTAATATTCATCTAGTAATCACCACAAAAAATCCTTTCAGTCTTTAAAACTATcactaaattaatttaaataaataattactagTGAAATGCTGTTCTGTtggattggggtggggggttaTAACTTTTGCATCTTCTCATTAACTGCATAGAAATCTTTTTTGTCCCATTGAAATAtgagataaatttatttcaactAAGGCTGTAATAGAGCTGGAGTCATAGGTTAACAGACTTTAGAAGATTACAGAGTTGCATTTGAAATAGAGTAACATTCtaaaatgaaatgattcataTACATCTTTTTTCAGATTTTAAGTTTTTATGTAGAGGAAAATGAGTCTGTGGAACTGAGATGTCTGTGTTTGGAAGTATTCTTGCTGCTACAAATTTCCTTTAAATGGGTTGACTCTTTTATTACTTGTTTAGTGGTAACGTCACGTTTCTACTAACAAAAACTCCCTTGGTTATTTTTATAATGGAACTCtaattgtaaataaaaattatgtgttGCTCTGCAAGCAGCTTTCAGAGGAAAAGCAACATCATGAGAATATTTTTACAATACTCAGTTAGGATTTTATGTTCTTGGAAGGTCTGCCCCTTGAGGCCACCGTATGTATCATTGACACATTGTCCTACCAGGACTGTAGCGTTTGCTTTGATAAGGAGTAACTACTACGTCCCACAGACCTAACGTGTCATAAGCAGTGATGTTACCTAAGCAAGGAGTATAATAAAGGAGTGGACCCTCCCCTTCCATAGCTGTGTGAGAGTCTCTCATACATCAGTTTACCATCGTTTCATTCCATCCATCCAGGAGActacacagaaacagagaggacTATGTGGAAAGAAGTGCTGACTTTGCAGATGGTTTGCTCTCAAAAGCTTTGAAAGACATTCAGTCTGGAGCACTGGACATAAATAAAGCAGGCATACTTTATGGCATACCTCAAAAAACTTTACTTCTCCACTTAGAAGCCTTACCAGCAGGGAAGCctgcatcttttaaaaacaaaactcgaGATTTCAATGATAGTTACTCATATAAAGACAGTAAAGACACTTGTGCTGTGCTGCAAAAAGTAGCCTTGTGGGCAAGAGCTCAAGCAGAGCGCACAGAAAAAAGTAAACTCAACCTACTTGAAACCTCAGAATTAAAATTCCCAACAGCTTCCAGTTACCTCCATCAGTTAACTCTACAGAAAATGGTTActcagtttaaagaaaaaaatgaaagccttCAATATGAAACTTCAAATCCTCCTGTACAGTTAAAAATTCCTCAGCTCCGAGTAAATTCAGTCTCAAAATCACAACCTGATGGTTCTGGTCTGCTGGATGTCATGTATCAAGTTTCCAAAACCTCTTCAGTCCTTGAAGGATCAGCTCTCCAAAAACTGAAAAACATACTCCctaaacagaacaaaatagaatGTTCTGGGCCTGTAACTCACTCAAGTGTTGACTCTTACTTTCTACATGGGGACCTCTCTCCTTTGTGTCTTAAttctaaaaatggaacaattgaTGGAACCTCCGAGAACACTGAAGATGGATTGGACCGGAAAGATAATAAGCAGCCCAGGAAAAAACGTGGCCGCTATCGGCAGTATGATCATGAAATAATGGAAGAGGCCATTGCAATGGTAATGAGTGGAAAAATGAGTGTTTCCAAAGCACAAGGAATTTATGGGGTACCTCACAGCACTTTAGAATACAAGGTAAAGGAAAGATCTGGAACACTGAAGACACCTCCGAAGAAGAAACTACGATTACCAGACACTGGGTTATATATGACAGATTCAGGGACTGGCAGCTGCAGAAACAGCAGCAAGCCTGTGTAGATTACTgttagagaatgtgtgtgtgtgtgtgtgtgtgtgtgtgtgtgtgtgtgtgtgtgtgtgtgtatgtgtgtgtgtgtgtgtgtgtgtatgtgtgtgtacacgcacacgtGCAttcgtgcatgtgcgtgtgtgtgtgtgtgtgtgtgtgtagctacatacacacatggaaatTACAAATGCTCACTCTGACAGGAGACATGAAATTTTACAGTTCAAAAACCACTTACATGCCTTTGAAAAAGTTTTATTCAGGGTTTTCACTGTGGACAGAATTATAGAGTTGCTTATTAATTCTGATAGTTTGTATTTAATCCTTGTATAAATAGGTGAAAAAAGATTCAGGTTTTCTTTAGTAGTCAATAGCATAAAATGTGGGAAAATGAGTTATTGTCaagtgaaacattttttttattggtaAAAGAACATTCTAGCCATTCAGTTGAACCATCTTATAATGGAAATATGATATTAATAGTTTGTGAACACTTTTGTGTAACATACCTAAAAGTGCTGTGAGTATGTCAAAGAACCAATCAAAGTTAAATAGTTATCTCTGTACCAAGAGTAACTAATAGATACAGTATTAATACACTACAGTGCATTCTATGAAATTCAAAATGCACTAGAGTGCATCCACCAGGATAAAGAAAACCTTAAAGGATATGTAtagtaaaatttaatatttatcatttaattGTTGATTTAGCAGGAAGTTGGGGTTAtaagtatataatttaaattttaaaaaactgacatAGTTAACCCCAGCAGCTATAGAATCCTTTAATATAAGATGGAatactaaaaacaaaagtaatttaaatttaattattaaagtaacttaattttgtttttcatttgaaaaataagctAATGTGTAAGGTTAGAAAAGAAAGTTGGAATGCAACTTAGAGCATGTTTATAATGTGCACAGAACAAGCTTGAGAATGGTCATTTTGGTGAAATGTGCTGGTTAGTTGATGGTATGACTACTTTAAGGATTGTGACACACTCCTCCTATTGAAAAACCTCAGTGTAACTTTAATATATTTGCTGCTGTgacatttcaaaacatttcagTTTATCAAAATGAATTACAGATTTCATTTTGGTGGGTGATACATTATCATTTTGCTAATAACCAAATTTGCAGTTTGTTCAGGGTCTTGAATAGATTTACAGATATTTAACACTGAAGCTGTTTTGAACTTTGAGTAATGTAAACTCTTTACTAATTGGATAGTTAGAAGCTGGGCAGTGCATTTTAACTTTTACTACTCAAATGAGACCAGTAATTTttataaaacagttttaaaaatatgggtCAGAGTATTCATGTGGGTTTATGGCGTATGCAGTTTTGGtagtaaaatgtaataaaaacatgtACCTCCATGTAAAGAATGGAGATTTGCTTTATAGATGAGAATCTTCCGCAGTGCCCCTTTTCTCTGTTAGAATTCAGGTTCTGGTCATTTTCCTAAGCCACTTTTTCTAAACCCAAAAGGAATTCTTatacagctgaatttaaaaaaatgagtgcaCCTTGTCAAATACTTGTGTTTTacacttgtgtttgtgtgtgtttaataatCACATGAACATGTGGTTGTTCAGCTACTAAACTTTAAAACTGCTTACATGtatttaaagaaactgaaaataagaaaCTATATAGCCAGGTAATCACTTGGTCTCTGAGATCTGTATTGAACATATTCAGCTGTCAATGTTACCTGCATACTAGGGTATGAATCCTCTTGatctttttcttcccccaagaAAATATACATAGTAGATTACAAGACAGCATTTGTCAGggtcatctttctttttaaagaattaagcCATATTTTGTGAGGACTGGAACAtggattatttattatatttcccCCTCTTCCCAttgaaaaacaaagttaaaagtaAATGCTTCAAAAACAATTTTCTTGACCTTTATATAGAATTTTACTTGCAAAACTTTGGAAGCTCGAATGCATTACataatatttatattgtattgAGCTTTTTTATTCCTCACGCTATATTTACATTGATAAATTGATTGAGAAGTTTATAGTAAAGGGAAACTTACAGAACacttttatatcatttaaaagaTGACCTGACCAAAAACTTTACAGGATTCATATATCAGGGATCATTTTGCTATTGACTTCACAGTGATCAGTAGTTTTATAGgtaatattataattaatttgCAGCATTTTAGtacttgtattatttatttttggtcaaatagtaaattaaaatattttttgatagTTTATAGGTAATGATCAACccataacttttaaaagaaacataatgTTTGTATTACTGAGTTGACTTTTTGATTATACAAACTAGGAAAGGCAGGGAAGTTTATGGGTTCCCCTCTCCCCACTGGTTCTATTAAGATGTCCTTTATGTTAAACTTTCAAAGTACTTTATAAATTTAGTTACCAGTTACTACTTATTTGACAGATTCTGAAAAGTTCAGTTTCAGCTGACTTTTAATGAATATGAAAGCAACCCTTATGTGCTTTCTACTTATTTGAATGTTCCTcgagtattttatatttaaaataaaaaagaaggaaaagaaaaaaaaacagtgcctCTGTTTTTAGAAAACTACTGCTCAGTAAAGTTGTTTAAACCATTTCTGGTAGCTGATGACAATTTTATATTAAACTGTATACTGACTTTAgtgagactgattttttttttagttgtttacaGTGCAGatacttgtgtttgttttttaattgcagTATTTCCATTGTCGCAGTAATTTAGTAAAACTCTGTGGCTGCCTTGATTTTGACAGATTTTGTTAATATAAACTGATTGTTAGGCAATTAGTTATTTATGCATAAATCAATTGCACTATA belongs to Onychomys torridus chromosome 10, mOncTor1.1, whole genome shotgun sequence and includes:
- the Lcorl gene encoding ligand-dependent nuclear receptor corepressor-like protein isoform X4; this translates as MDKGRERMAAAAAAAAAAAAAAAQCRSPRCAAERRGFRRELDSWRHRLMHCVGFESILEGLYGPRLRRDLSLFEDCEPEELTDWSMDEKCSFCNLQREAVSDCIPSLDSSQSTPTEELSSQGQSHTDKIECQAENYLNALFRKKDLPQNCDPNIPLVAQELMKKMIRQFAIEYISKSGKIQETRNGSIGAGLVYNSIQMNQAENCLQDEQEGPLDLTVTRTQEQTAQQGDGVLDLSTKKTSIKSEESSISDPSSENAVAGRLHRNREDYVERSADFADGLLSKALKDIQSGALDINKAGILYGIPQKTLLLHLEALPAGKPASFKNKTRDFNDSYSYKDSKDTCAVLQKVALWARAQAERTEKSKLNLLETSELKFPTASSYLHQLTLQKMVTQFKEKNESLQYETSNPPVQLKIPQLRVNSVSKSQPDGSGLLDVMYQVSKTSSVLEGSALQKLKNILPKQNKIECSGPVTHSSVDSYFLHGDLSPLCLNSKNGTIDGTSENTEDGLDRKDNKQPRKKRGRYRQYDHEIMEEAIAMVMSGKMSVSKAQGIYGVPHSTLEYKVKERSGTLKTPPKKKLRLPDTGLYMTDSGTGSCRNSSKPV
- the Lcorl gene encoding ligand-dependent nuclear receptor corepressor-like protein isoform X5, whose product is MDEKCSFCNLQREAVSDCIPSLDSSQSTPTEELSSQGQSHTDKIECQAENYLNALFRKKDLPQNCDPNIPLVAQELMKKMIRQFAIEYISKSGKIQETRNGSIGAGLVYNSIQMNQAENCLQDEQEGPLDLTVTRTQEQTAQQGDGVLDLSTKKTSIKSEESSISDPSSENAVAGRLHRNREDYVERSADFADGLLSKALKDIQSGALDINKAGILYGIPQKTLLLHLEALPAGKPASFKNKTRDFNDSYSYKDSKDTCAVLQKVALWARAQAERTEKSKLNLLETSELKFPTASSYLHQLTLQKMVTQFKEKNESLQYETSNPPVQLKIPQLRVNSVSKSQPDGSGLLDVMYQVSKTSSVLEGSALQKLKNILPKQNKIECSGPVTHSSVDSYFLHGDLSPLCLNSKNGTIDGTSENTEDGLDRKDNKQPRKKRGRYRQYDHEIMEEAIAMVMSGKMSVSKAQGIYGVPHSTLEYKVKERSGTLKTPPKKKLRLPDTGLYMTDSGTGSCRNSSKPV